One window of the Acinonyx jubatus isolate Ajub_Pintada_27869175 chromosome A2, VMU_Ajub_asm_v1.0, whole genome shotgun sequence genome contains the following:
- the GPR85 gene encoding probable G-protein coupled receptor 85: MANYSHAADNILQNLSPLTAFLKLTSLGFIIGVSVVGNLLISILLVKDKTLHRAPYYFLLDLCCSDILRSAICFPFVFNSVKNGSTWTYGTLTCKVIAFLGVLSCFHTAFMLFCISVTRYLAIAHHRFYTKRLTFWTCLAVICMVWTLSVAMAFPPVLDVGTYSFIREEDQCTFQHRSFRANDSLGFMLLLALILLATQLVYLKLIFFVHDRRKMKPVQFVAAVSQNWTFHGPGASGQAAANWLAGFGRGPTPPTLLGIRQNANTTGRRRLLVLDEFKMEKRISRMFYIMTFLFLTLWGPYLVACYWRVFARGPVVPGGFLTAAVWMSFAQAGINPFVCIFSNRELRRCFSTTLLYCRKSRLPREPYCVI, encoded by the coding sequence ATGGCGAACTATAGCCATGCAGCTGACAACATTTTGCAAAATCTCTCTCCTCTAACAGCCTTTCTGAAACTGACTTCCTTGGGTTTCATAATAGGAGTCAGCGTGGTGGGCAACCTTCTGATCTCCATTTTGCTAGTGAAAGATAAGACCTTGCATAGAGCACCTTACTACTTCCTGTTGGATCTTTGTTGTTCAGATATCCTCAGATCTGCAATTTGTTTCCCATTTGTATTCAACTCGGTCAAAAATGGCTCTACCTGGACTTATGGGACTCTGACTTGCAAAGTGATTGCCTTTCTGGGGGTTTTGTCCTGTTTCCACACTGCTTTCATGCTCTTCTGCATCAGCGTCACCAGATACTTAGCTATCGCCCATCACCGCTTCTATACAAAGAGGCTGACCTTTTGGACGTGTCTGGCTGTGATCTGCATGGTGTGGACTCTGTCTGTGGCCATGGCATTCCCCCCAGTTTTAGATGTGGGCACTTACTCATTCATTAGGGAGGAAGATCAATGTACCTTCCAACACCGCTCCTTCAGGGCTAATGATTCCTTAGGATTTATGCTGCTCCTTGCTCTCATCCTCCTAGCCACACAGCTTGTCTACCTCAAGCTGATATTTTTTGTCCAcgacagaaggaaaatgaagccaGTCCAGTTTGTAGCAGCAGTCAGCCAGAACTGGACTTTTCATGGCCCTGGAGCCAGTGGCCAGGCAGCTGCCAATTGGCTAGCAGGATTTGGAAGGGGTCCCACACCACCCACCTTGCTGGGCATCAGGCAAAATGCAAACACCACGGGCAGAAGAAGGCTCTTGGTCTTAGATGAgttcaaaatggagaaaagaatcaGCAGAATGTTCTATATAATGACTTTTCTCTTCCTAACCTTGTGGGGCCCATACCTGGTGGCCTGTTATTGGAGAGTTTTTGCAAGAGGGCCTGTAGTACCAGGGGGATTTCTAACAGCCGCTGTCTGGATGAGTTTTGCCCAAGCAGGAATCAATCCTTTTGTCTGCATTTTCTCCAACAGGGAGCTGAGGCGCTGTTTCAGCACAACCCTTCTTTACTGCAGAAAATCCAGGTTACCAAGGGAACCTTACTGTGTTATATGA